From Pandoraea vervacti, the proteins below share one genomic window:
- the blaOXA gene encoding OXA-62 family carbapenem-hydrolyzing class D beta-lactamase: MKTIISHWRRVAFVARLSAALVLPVVFTTPAHAADVVKTAPADMPAPVHITERADWGKYFAQENVKGTIVVLDGKTQTYQAFDSARAERRVSPASTYKIFNSLLALESGALNDEREVIPWDGKPRRTKAWSAAMDLRTAFRVSCLPCYQIVSHKIARDYAQSKLDAVGYGNHTIGRAADAYWVDDSLQISAREQVDFLQRLARGTLPFSARTQDIVRQMSIVEANADYVLHGKTGWFVDKKPDIGWWVGWLERDGNLTMVALNMDMGGDADAPKRARIVRSVLKDLKLI; this comes from the coding sequence ATGAAAACAATAATTTCCCATTGGCGGCGCGTGGCATTCGTGGCGCGTCTGAGCGCTGCGCTCGTCTTGCCGGTCGTCTTCACGACGCCGGCGCATGCGGCCGATGTCGTGAAGACCGCACCCGCCGACATGCCCGCCCCCGTGCACATCACCGAGCGCGCCGACTGGGGCAAGTACTTCGCGCAGGAGAACGTGAAGGGCACGATCGTCGTGCTCGATGGAAAGACGCAAACGTATCAGGCGTTCGATTCGGCGCGGGCGGAGCGTCGCGTGTCGCCGGCGTCCACCTACAAGATTTTCAACAGCTTGCTGGCGCTCGAATCGGGGGCGCTCAACGATGAGCGCGAGGTGATTCCCTGGGACGGTAAGCCGCGTCGCACCAAGGCCTGGAGTGCCGCGATGGATTTGCGCACGGCGTTTCGCGTGTCGTGCCTGCCGTGTTACCAGATCGTGTCGCACAAGATTGCACGCGATTATGCGCAATCGAAACTCGACGCCGTCGGATATGGCAATCACACCATCGGTCGTGCAGCCGATGCCTATTGGGTCGACGACAGCTTGCAGATTTCGGCGCGTGAGCAGGTCGATTTCCTGCAACGTCTCGCGCGCGGCACGTTGCCGTTCTCGGCGCGCACGCAGGACATCGTGCGTCAGATGTCGATTGTCGAAGCCAACGCCGATTACGTGCTCCATGGCAAGACAGGTTGGTTCGTCGACAAGAAGCCGGATATCGGCTGGTGGGTAGGCTGGCTGGAGCGCGACGGCAATCTCACGATGGTCGCGCTGAACATGGATATGGGGGGAGACGCCGACGCGCCCAAGCGCGCACGCATCGTACGCAGTGTGCTCAAGGATCTGAAGCTGATCTGA
- the thiC gene encoding phosphomethylpyrimidine synthase ThiC produces the protein MNANPKFLSANARVDEAAIAPLPNSRKIYVQGSRPDIQVPMREISQADTPTSFGGEKNPPIYVYDCSGPYTDPNATIDIRSGLPALRAKWIEERGDTEALPGLSSAYGRERADDSATADLRFPGLHRTPRRAKAGKNVTQMHYARQGIITPEMEYVAIRENLRRQEYIESVRNAGPQGERLAKLLSRQHPGQHFGASIPAEITPEFVRDEIARGRAIIPNNINHPESEPMIIGRNFLVKINANIGNSAVTSSIGEEVDKMTWAIRWGGDTVMDLSTGKHIHETREWILRNSPVPIGTVPIYQALEKVNGKAEDLTWEMFRDTLIEQAEQGVDYFTIHAGVRLAYVPMTANRMTGIVSRGGSIMAKWCLAHHKESFLYTHFEEICEIMKAYDVAFSLGDGLRPGSIYDANDEAQLSELKTLGELTQIAWKHDVQVMIEGPGHVPMQLIKENMDLQLEYCDEAPFYTLGPLTTDIAPGYDHITSGIGAATIGWYGTAMLCYVTPKEHLGLPNKDDVKEGIITYKLAAHAADLAKGHPGSQIRDNALSKARFEFRWEDQFNLGLDPDKAREFHDETLPKDSAKVAHFCSMCGPHFCSMKITQDVRDYAAKQGITDEAALKQGMEVKAVEFVKSGAEIYRRT, from the coding sequence ATGAACGCCAATCCGAAGTTCCTCTCAGCCAACGCGCGCGTGGACGAAGCCGCGATCGCACCGCTGCCCAATTCCCGCAAGATTTACGTACAGGGTTCGCGCCCGGACATTCAGGTCCCGATGCGTGAAATCTCGCAAGCCGACACGCCGACGAGCTTCGGCGGCGAAAAGAACCCGCCGATCTACGTCTACGACTGCTCGGGCCCGTACACGGATCCGAACGCGACCATCGATATCCGCTCCGGTCTGCCCGCGCTGCGCGCGAAGTGGATTGAAGAGCGCGGCGACACCGAAGCTCTGCCGGGCCTGTCCTCGGCCTATGGCCGTGAGCGCGCGGATGACAGCGCGACCGCCGATCTGCGCTTCCCCGGCCTGCATCGCACGCCGCGCCGTGCCAAGGCCGGCAAGAATGTGACGCAGATGCACTACGCACGTCAGGGCATCATCACGCCCGAGATGGAATACGTCGCCATTCGCGAAAACCTGCGCCGTCAGGAATACATCGAAAGCGTGCGCAATGCCGGCCCGCAAGGCGAGCGTCTGGCCAAGCTGCTCTCGCGCCAGCATCCGGGTCAGCATTTCGGCGCGAGCATTCCCGCCGAGATCACGCCGGAATTCGTGCGCGACGAAATCGCTCGCGGCCGCGCCATCATTCCGAACAACATCAACCACCCGGAATCCGAGCCGATGATCATCGGCCGTAATTTCCTCGTGAAGATCAACGCGAATATCGGCAATTCGGCCGTGACGTCGTCGATCGGCGAAGAAGTGGACAAGATGACGTGGGCGATCCGCTGGGGCGGCGACACCGTCATGGATCTGTCGACCGGCAAGCACATCCACGAAACGCGTGAGTGGATTCTGCGTAACAGCCCGGTGCCCATCGGCACGGTGCCGATCTATCAGGCGCTCGAAAAGGTGAACGGCAAGGCCGAAGATCTGACGTGGGAAATGTTCCGCGACACGCTCATCGAGCAGGCCGAGCAAGGTGTCGACTACTTCACGATTCACGCCGGCGTGCGTCTGGCGTACGTGCCGATGACGGCCAACCGCATGACGGGCATCGTCAGCCGCGGCGGCTCGATCATGGCCAAGTGGTGCCTCGCCCACCACAAGGAAAGCTTCCTGTACACGCACTTCGAAGAGATCTGCGAAATCATGAAGGCGTACGACGTTGCGTTCTCGCTGGGTGACGGCCTGCGCCCCGGCTCGATCTACGACGCCAACGACGAAGCGCAGCTCTCCGAACTCAAGACGCTCGGCGAGCTCACGCAAATTGCCTGGAAGCACGACGTTCAGGTGATGATCGAAGGCCCGGGCCACGTCCCGATGCAACTCATCAAGGAGAACATGGATCTCCAGCTCGAGTACTGCGACGAGGCGCCGTTCTACACCCTTGGACCGCTGACCACGGACATCGCACCGGGCTACGACCACATTACGTCCGGTATCGGCGCGGCCACCATCGGCTGGTACGGCACCGCCATGCTGTGCTACGTCACGCCGAAGGAACACCTTGGTCTGCCCAACAAGGACGACGTGAAGGAAGGCATCATCACGTACAAGCTTGCCGCCCACGCCGCCGACCTTGCAAAGGGTCACCCCGGCTCGCAGATTCGCGACAATGCGCTGTCGAAGGCACGCTTCGAATTCCGTTGGGAAGACCAGTTCAACCTCGGCCTCGATCCGGACAAGGCGCGCGAATTCCACGATGAAACGCTGCCGAAGGACTCCGCGAAGGTGGCTCACTTCTGCTCGATGTGCGGCCCGCACTTCTGCTCGATGAAGATTACGCAGGACGTGCGCGACTACGCTGCGAAGCAAGGCATTACGGACGAAGCCGCGCTCAAACAGGGCATGGAAGTCAAGGCAGTCGAGTTCGTCAAGAGCGGCGCCGAGATCTATCGCCGCACCTGA
- a CDS encoding hemolysin family protein, with the protein MSGYGFLFSILLLVLASAFFSASEISLTAAKRTKLQVLMEKGDEQAVKVLALKEQPGNFFTVVQIGVNAVAVLGGVLGESFLTAYLFEWLSPFTNQALALRLAGIGSFLFITIAFIQFADLIPKRLAMVNPERVAMAIIDPMLFCLKVLRPLVYLFNGVANLFLRMFKLPTHAIDNITSEDIAAMVGAGAQAGVLRKQELHLIENVFELESRTVGSVMTFRDDVVYFTIAEDERSIRQKITESPHSKYLVCRDEIDNVLGYVDSKDLLQRIASEDLSSVIRNLDRLYAKKLLVIPDTLNLSEALARFKETREGFAVIINEYGLVVGVVTLNDIVGALMGDVVHPADEDQIVQRDEHSWLVDGVTSVEDVKKALDIDELPGEGEFETIAGFMIYQLKRIPKKSEATEAAGYKFEVVDIDNYKIDQLLVTRIGAVAEAAIAASKAAANPASDRTS; encoded by the coding sequence ATGAGTGGTTACGGTTTTCTTTTCAGTATTCTCTTGCTGGTGCTGGCAAGCGCCTTCTTTTCCGCATCTGAAATCTCGCTGACCGCCGCCAAGCGCACCAAGCTTCAGGTGCTTATGGAAAAGGGCGACGAACAGGCGGTCAAGGTCCTCGCGCTCAAGGAGCAGCCAGGCAACTTCTTCACCGTCGTGCAAATCGGTGTGAACGCGGTCGCCGTGCTCGGCGGCGTGCTCGGTGAGAGCTTTCTCACCGCTTATCTGTTCGAGTGGCTGTCGCCCTTCACCAATCAGGCACTGGCGCTACGTCTGGCAGGAATCGGCTCGTTCCTGTTCATCACGATTGCCTTCATCCAGTTCGCAGATCTGATTCCCAAGCGCCTCGCCATGGTCAACCCCGAGCGCGTGGCGATGGCGATCATCGACCCGATGCTTTTCTGCCTGAAGGTCCTGCGCCCGCTCGTCTACCTTTTCAACGGGGTCGCAAACCTGTTTTTGCGCATGTTCAAGCTGCCCACGCATGCCATCGACAACATCACTTCGGAAGACATCGCCGCCATGGTCGGCGCCGGGGCGCAAGCGGGCGTGCTGCGCAAGCAGGAACTGCATCTGATCGAGAACGTGTTCGAGCTCGAGTCGCGCACCGTCGGCTCGGTCATGACGTTCCGCGACGATGTGGTGTACTTCACCATCGCCGAGGACGAACGCAGCATCCGCCAGAAAATCACGGAAAGCCCGCACTCCAAGTATCTCGTTTGCCGCGACGAAATCGACAATGTGCTCGGCTACGTCGACTCGAAGGATCTTCTCCAGCGCATCGCGAGCGAAGATCTGTCGAGCGTGATCCGCAATCTGGATCGTCTCTACGCAAAAAAGCTGCTGGTCATCCCGGACACCCTCAATCTGTCCGAAGCGCTCGCGCGCTTCAAGGAAACGCGTGAAGGCTTCGCGGTCATCATCAACGAGTACGGCCTGGTCGTCGGCGTCGTGACGCTCAACGATATCGTGGGCGCGCTCATGGGCGATGTCGTGCATCCGGCCGACGAAGATCAGATTGTCCAGCGCGACGAGCATTCGTGGCTCGTGGACGGCGTCACGTCCGTCGAGGACGTGAAAAAAGCCCTGGATATCGACGAGCTTCCCGGCGAAGGCGAGTTCGAGACCATCGCCGGATTCATGATCTACCAGCTCAAGCGCATTCCGAAGAAGTCCGAAGCCACCGAGGCAGCCGGCTACAAGTTCGAAGTGGTCGACATCGACAATTACAAGATCGACCAGTTGCTTGTCACCCGGATCGGGGCAGTGGCCGAGGCGGCTATCGCGGCATCGAAGGCTGCGGCGAACCCGGCGTCGGATCGGACATCGTAG
- the recD gene encoding exodeoxyribonuclease V subunit alpha, which yields MTDRRHMGDASGAPLADSGVVRLAQGFARRMELLARGKGADDVICRYVRRAAFEVSLATSEGHVCVPLDNLLDTQASGELFPGDAPALSVWRDALFASGLCAPASVLRALSGDTQADAFPLLLDDRDRLYLARYYGYEARLAAALARKLSTTKRPVSASAVPAARAKSPEAAGATASSVSVTMADRERLHRYFGSGVLLSPDDRREPNWQMAAAALALERSLVVLSGGPGTGKTTTVVGLLACLLERDGDLRVALAAPTGKAAQRMQEALTVRQDLPETVRMALPEAAVTLHRLLGVLPESAEQVGRRFRHHAGNPLPYDLIVVDEASMIDLSMATALLEAVPDNARLILLGDKDQLAAVEAGAVFGELSARRAFSPEMRTQLLAALEWPADDLPRSGPLAVGGGGAAKASPAEPTDARAAKGLEDTVVWLERTYRFGAHSAIGRLATAIKTGKVIDARREFAVAQTERVDADNFETRETLETRDGPQANHDASSPSASADRVLLSEDGGLQLSPHNLNVLADGYGEYVEALGHAIATIQQLGDPAAATSADVAMVAQPVFAAFGRFRVLCATRGGRRGVEFLGAQLTALLARRAGVALGAGGGAWFAGRPVLVTQNEYALNLFNGDIGIALPLGPAGSLRVAFATPDGGYRLYSPASLPAHETAFAMTIHKSQGSEFERVAIVLPEQASRVLSRELIYTGVTRARRQAWLFAPWQVVASAIARPTQRDGGLTDRLTEVLATMSDPTPGSPQPSMPR from the coding sequence ATGACCGATCGTCGTCACATGGGGGATGCCTCCGGCGCGCCGTTGGCCGACAGCGGCGTTGTGCGGCTCGCGCAGGGTTTCGCGCGGCGCATGGAACTGCTTGCGCGAGGCAAGGGGGCGGACGACGTTATCTGTCGCTACGTGCGACGCGCCGCGTTCGAAGTCAGTCTCGCAACGTCGGAGGGGCATGTTTGTGTGCCGCTCGACAATCTGCTCGATACGCAGGCCAGCGGCGAGCTGTTTCCGGGGGATGCCCCGGCGTTGTCGGTCTGGCGCGATGCGCTCTTCGCCAGTGGCCTGTGCGCGCCCGCCAGCGTCTTGCGCGCGCTATCCGGCGACACGCAGGCCGACGCTTTCCCCCTGCTGCTGGATGATCGCGACCGTCTCTATCTGGCGCGTTACTACGGCTACGAGGCGCGTCTGGCGGCGGCGCTCGCGCGCAAGCTGTCGACGACGAAGCGCCCTGTGAGCGCATCCGCCGTGCCAGCCGCGCGCGCGAAATCGCCTGAGGCGGCCGGGGCGACGGCCTCGTCCGTGTCGGTCACGATGGCGGATCGCGAACGATTGCATCGCTACTTCGGCAGCGGCGTGCTGCTGTCCCCTGATGACCGGCGCGAGCCCAACTGGCAAATGGCGGCAGCGGCTTTGGCGCTCGAGCGCTCGCTGGTCGTCCTCAGCGGTGGTCCCGGCACCGGCAAGACGACGACCGTCGTGGGCCTGCTCGCCTGCCTGCTCGAACGCGATGGCGACCTTCGGGTCGCCCTGGCCGCGCCCACGGGCAAGGCGGCGCAGCGCATGCAGGAGGCGCTCACCGTGCGTCAGGACCTGCCGGAAACCGTGCGCATGGCATTGCCCGAGGCGGCAGTGACGTTGCACCGCTTGCTGGGCGTACTGCCCGAATCCGCCGAGCAGGTCGGGCGGCGCTTTCGGCATCATGCGGGCAATCCGTTGCCCTACGACCTGATCGTCGTGGATGAAGCATCGATGATCGACTTGTCGATGGCGACCGCGTTGCTCGAAGCGGTACCCGACAATGCGCGTCTGATTCTGCTGGGCGACAAGGACCAGTTGGCGGCCGTCGAAGCCGGGGCGGTGTTCGGGGAATTGAGCGCGCGGCGAGCCTTCTCGCCGGAGATGCGTACACAGTTGTTGGCCGCGCTGGAATGGCCCGCAGATGATTTGCCTCGATCCGGTCCGCTCGCCGTTGGTGGTGGTGGCGCCGCGAAAGCCTCGCCCGCTGAACCGACCGACGCGCGCGCTGCGAAAGGGCTCGAGGACACCGTCGTCTGGCTGGAGCGCACGTACCGGTTCGGCGCGCATTCGGCGATTGGTCGCCTCGCGACGGCAATCAAGACGGGAAAGGTCATCGATGCGCGCAGGGAGTTCGCTGTCGCGCAGACCGAGCGCGTCGATGCCGACAATTTCGAGACGCGAGAGACGCTCGAGACGCGAGATGGCCCGCAGGCGAACCATGATGCGTCATCGCCCTCGGCGTCGGCAGATCGCGTGCTGCTCAGCGAGGACGGTGGCCTCCAGTTGTCGCCCCACAACCTCAATGTACTGGCTGACGGCTATGGCGAGTACGTCGAAGCGCTCGGACATGCCATCGCAACGATTCAGCAGTTGGGCGATCCGGCGGCGGCAACGTCGGCCGACGTCGCGATGGTGGCGCAGCCGGTGTTCGCTGCTTTTGGACGATTCAGGGTTCTGTGCGCGACGCGCGGTGGTCGGCGAGGTGTCGAGTTTCTCGGTGCGCAATTGACGGCCTTGCTGGCGCGTCGCGCGGGTGTGGCGCTTGGCGCCGGCGGTGGCGCATGGTTCGCCGGGCGTCCGGTGTTGGTGACGCAGAACGAATACGCGCTCAACCTCTTCAATGGCGATATCGGCATCGCACTGCCGCTTGGACCCGCCGGCTCGCTACGGGTTGCGTTTGCGACGCCGGACGGCGGCTACCGGCTGTACTCGCCGGCCAGTCTGCCCGCGCACGAGACGGCATTTGCGATGACGATCCACAAGTCGCAGGGCTCGGAGTTCGAACGCGTTGCGATCGTGTTGCCCGAGCAGGCGAGTCGCGTGTTGTCGCGGGAGCTAATTTATACGGGGGTGACGCGTGCCCGCAGGCAAGCGTGGCTGTTTGCGCCGTGGCAAGTCGTCGCGTCGGCCATTGCGCGGCCGACGCAGCGCGATGGCGGACTGACCGATCGGCTGACGGAGGTGCTGGCTACGATGTCCGATCCGACGCCGGGTTCGCCGCAGCCTTCGATGCCGCGATAG
- the recB gene encoding exodeoxyribonuclease V subunit beta, which produces MTQLIDLDVFGCDLDGVCLIEASAGTGKTWNICALYVRLLLEKQLSVEQILVVTFTNAATAELRERIRGRLAGLVAAMAPVFGDEDVSEGGEGREDDDLFDSDPGFGPDFDPHASDDPLFNVMIAGLIERGDMSPKDIRECLQRALRSFDQASIHTIHGFCQRALAEVPFAAGLPFAYELVPDDNGVRHDLAVEFWRRVVEPMAAQDDRFAAWLVDSKRSPATLTDQLARRLKKPMSEMRWPEAVQSDTVAPADSTWLATYADACECWEAEASVIADLMRRALPSFKKNIYNETSLPQAVSAWQRYLGARDAGALLAPKAELLTTTRLAKDIKKGETPPEHRFFAMADVLVQARADADARYAMQWLRILREWLTQAPEQLALRKRELRVVSFDDLLGNIARALTQHPDLAQALRERYPCALIDEFQDTDPLQFAIFNAVYGAPLQAGAVSGRDGRGPMFMVGDPKQAIYSFRAADLHTYLAARENADAAYTLAVNQRSTPPIIDAGNRLFGANDRAFVLDGLDYPPVRPGARRRPPLTDVRDIADFTVWWLPDEDEPLSKDEAQQACARATAAEVARLLAGASRGEVLIGERPLAPGDIAVIVQAHRQGALMKAMLAEHAVGSVELTQDSVFASEEADTLLRVLRAVEAPGDVRALRAALATALFGLDASALYRMQTSEASDADAIAWIERLQRYRQLWTDRGFSAMWRTLMRELGLAARLIAQPGGERSLTNFMHLAELAQARWAEQPGMPALLRWLASQRSASGAEEAQLRLESDQNLVQIVTVHKSKGLEYGVVFCPFLWDGAVRDGGSLEGLEYHDGATAVIDFTDAAGKGSPAAAALRQEQSAEQARLLYVALTRAVYRCYMAAGIYSSRRSVKEACASMLNWLAAGQGIAFDTWVSSTIDADERVETIRHAWKALVGGPLDVVPLPTGDALASDTRVIHDAPPALTTRVSTRALREVWRIGSFSGLLAGMHTGPQLGGGQLSAPERTRPDYDAQANAGPTFALPPEGDDTWPPGDDILRFPRGPAAGESLHRVFELADFQSRAQWPHAVSRALRERPPGRGAEQNDTWRAMMMNMLADTLSTPLRPGMYLSDVSLAERLTEMEFTYPADAVSLDALRAVLRQFGYPDLPLDATVLRGYLKGFIDLVFRHSAQWWILDWKSNYLGTAPENYAADGLREAMAEHGYHLQYLLYTLALHRYLRRRLPNYDYDRDMGGSLYLFVRGVRPDWASAHLAGEDVPGVFFDKPSRDMVDALDELFAAGENAALAEALSLDGRGGVADVASAGEEGA; this is translated from the coding sequence ATGACGCAGCTCATCGATCTCGACGTTTTCGGCTGCGACCTCGACGGCGTGTGCCTGATCGAAGCTTCCGCCGGCACCGGCAAGACGTGGAACATTTGCGCGCTGTATGTGCGACTGCTGCTCGAGAAGCAACTGAGCGTCGAACAAATTCTCGTCGTGACGTTCACGAATGCCGCAACGGCGGAGCTGCGGGAACGCATTCGCGGGCGTCTCGCAGGGCTGGTCGCGGCCATGGCGCCCGTCTTCGGTGACGAGGACGTGAGCGAAGGTGGGGAGGGCAGAGAGGATGACGACCTCTTCGACTCCGACCCCGGCTTCGGTCCCGACTTCGATCCCCATGCCAGCGACGATCCGCTGTTCAACGTCATGATTGCGGGCTTGATCGAGCGCGGCGACATGTCGCCGAAGGACATTCGCGAATGCCTGCAAAGGGCGTTGCGCAGCTTCGACCAAGCGTCGATTCATACGATCCACGGTTTCTGCCAGCGCGCATTGGCCGAGGTGCCCTTCGCGGCCGGCCTGCCGTTTGCCTACGAGCTGGTCCCGGATGACAACGGTGTGCGACACGATCTCGCGGTGGAGTTCTGGCGCCGGGTCGTGGAGCCGATGGCCGCGCAGGACGATCGGTTTGCCGCATGGCTGGTGGACAGCAAGCGCTCGCCGGCGACGCTGACGGACCAATTGGCGCGTCGTCTGAAAAAGCCGATGTCGGAAATGCGCTGGCCGGAAGCGGTGCAGAGCGACACGGTGGCGCCTGCCGATTCGACGTGGCTTGCGACATATGCCGATGCCTGCGAGTGCTGGGAAGCCGAGGCGTCCGTCATCGCCGATCTGATGCGCCGCGCGCTGCCGTCGTTCAAGAAGAACATCTATAACGAGACGTCGCTGCCCCAAGCCGTGTCGGCGTGGCAGCGGTATCTCGGCGCGCGCGATGCCGGCGCACTTCTCGCGCCCAAGGCGGAGTTGCTGACGACGACACGCCTGGCCAAGGACATCAAGAAGGGGGAGACGCCACCCGAACACCGCTTCTTCGCGATGGCCGACGTCCTCGTTCAGGCCCGCGCCGACGCCGACGCGCGTTACGCAATGCAGTGGCTGAGGATTCTGCGGGAATGGTTGACGCAGGCGCCGGAGCAGTTGGCGCTGCGCAAACGTGAGCTGCGCGTAGTGTCCTTCGACGATCTGCTCGGCAATATTGCGCGTGCGCTGACTCAGCACCCGGATCTCGCGCAGGCGTTGCGTGAACGCTATCCCTGTGCGCTGATCGACGAATTCCAGGATACCGATCCCCTGCAATTCGCCATTTTCAACGCGGTGTACGGGGCGCCGTTGCAGGCTGGCGCCGTTTCGGGGCGTGATGGCCGGGGGCCGATGTTCATGGTTGGCGACCCGAAGCAGGCCATCTACAGCTTCCGGGCTGCGGATCTGCATACGTATCTTGCCGCGCGGGAGAACGCGGATGCGGCCTACACGCTGGCCGTCAATCAGCGCTCGACGCCGCCGATCATCGACGCGGGCAACCGGCTATTTGGTGCGAACGACCGCGCGTTCGTGCTCGATGGGCTCGATTACCCGCCTGTCCGCCCAGGGGCACGTCGTCGTCCACCGTTGACCGATGTGCGCGACATCGCCGACTTCACAGTGTGGTGGCTGCCCGACGAAGACGAGCCGTTGTCGAAAGACGAGGCGCAACAGGCGTGCGCGCGCGCGACGGCGGCCGAGGTCGCCCGGCTGCTCGCAGGCGCCTCGCGTGGCGAAGTGCTGATCGGCGAGCGTCCGCTCGCGCCGGGGGACATCGCGGTGATCGTACAGGCGCACCGGCAAGGTGCGCTCATGAAAGCCATGCTCGCCGAACATGCCGTGGGCAGCGTTGAGCTGACGCAGGATTCGGTGTTTGCCAGTGAAGAAGCCGACACATTGCTGCGTGTGTTGCGAGCCGTGGAAGCGCCCGGCGACGTGCGTGCGCTTCGCGCGGCGCTCGCGACGGCGCTTTTCGGACTCGATGCCTCCGCGCTTTACCGGATGCAGACGAGCGAAGCATCGGACGCGGACGCGATTGCCTGGATCGAGCGTCTGCAACGCTATCGTCAGTTGTGGACCGACCGCGGATTCTCCGCCATGTGGCGCACGCTCATGCGCGAATTGGGACTGGCCGCGAGACTGATCGCACAACCGGGCGGCGAGCGGAGTCTGACCAACTTCATGCATCTGGCCGAACTTGCCCAGGCGCGTTGGGCGGAGCAGCCGGGCATGCCCGCCTTGCTCCGATGGCTGGCGTCGCAGCGAAGCGCCAGCGGTGCGGAGGAGGCGCAACTACGTCTTGAGTCGGATCAGAATCTGGTGCAGATCGTGACCGTACACAAGTCCAAGGGGCTTGAGTATGGCGTGGTGTTTTGTCCTTTCCTCTGGGATGGCGCCGTGCGTGACGGCGGGAGTCTCGAGGGCCTCGAATACCACGACGGCGCCACGGCGGTCATCGACTTTACCGATGCGGCCGGTAAAGGGTCGCCGGCGGCTGCCGCGTTGCGTCAGGAGCAATCGGCCGAGCAGGCGCGGCTGTTGTACGTCGCGCTCACGCGAGCGGTGTACCGATGCTATATGGCCGCAGGAATTTACTCGTCTCGTCGCAGCGTGAAGGAAGCGTGCGCGAGCATGCTCAACTGGCTCGCCGCTGGCCAGGGAATCGCGTTCGACACGTGGGTCTCCTCGACGATCGACGCCGATGAACGGGTGGAGACGATTCGTCATGCGTGGAAGGCGCTCGTTGGTGGGCCGCTCGACGTGGTACCGCTGCCGACCGGCGACGCGCTCGCGAGCGATACCCGTGTAATCCACGACGCGCCGCCGGCGCTCACGACCCGTGTGAGCACTCGTGCGTTGCGGGAAGTGTGGCGCATTGGCAGTTTCTCGGGCCTGCTGGCAGGCATGCATACCGGCCCCCAATTGGGCGGGGGGCAACTGAGCGCGCCGGAGCGTACGCGTCCCGATTACGACGCCCAGGCCAACGCCGGGCCGACATTCGCCTTGCCGCCGGAGGGCGATGACACATGGCCTCCGGGTGACGACATTCTGCGATTTCCGCGCGGGCCGGCCGCCGGCGAGAGTTTGCACCGTGTTTTCGAACTCGCAGACTTCCAGTCGCGGGCGCAATGGCCGCATGCGGTGTCCCGGGCGCTGCGCGAGCGTCCGCCCGGACGTGGCGCCGAGCAAAACGATACGTGGCGCGCCATGATGATGAACATGCTTGCCGACACGCTGTCGACGCCGTTGCGTCCCGGCATGTATCTGAGCGATGTCTCGCTGGCGGAACGGCTGACCGAAATGGAGTTCACTTATCCGGCCGACGCCGTGTCGCTCGACGCATTGCGTGCGGTGCTGCGCCAGTTCGGCTATCCGGACCTGCCCCTGGACGCCACCGTGCTGCGCGGTTATCTGAAAGGCTTCATCGATCTGGTGTTCCGGCACAGCGCTCAGTGGTGGATTCTCGACTGGAAGTCGAACTATCTCGGCACGGCCCCCGAAAACTACGCTGCAGACGGGCTGCGAGAAGCGATGGCCGAGCACGGTTACCACTTGCAGTATCTGCTCTATACCCTGGCGCTGCATCGCTATCTGCGGCGCCGTCTACCCAATTACGATTACGACCGCGACATGGGGGGCAGTCTCTACCTTTTCGTTCGGGGCGTGCGCCCTGACTGGGCCAGCGCGCATCTTGCCGGTGAGGACGTGCCCGGTGTCTTTTTCGACAAGCCGTCGCGAGACATGGTCGATGCGCTCGACGAACTGTTCGCCGCAGGCGAGAACGCGGCGCTCGCCGAAGCGCTTTCGCTCGACGGTCGCGGCGGTGTGGCTGACGTGGCAAGTGCGGGCGAGGAGGGCGCATGA